The DNA region GATTGGATTAATCCTTTAATTAATGTTCAATATATTTATGAACAAATGACACAATCTGGCTTAGAGGTAGAGGAAATAAATCATAATGTATTAAATAACTTAAATAATGTTTTCATTGGAGAAATTATTTCATGTTGTTATCATCCTGATTTAAAAGATTTTCAAATATTAACAATCAATATTAATCAAAAAAAAACATTAAAAATTATTTGTAATAAAAAAAAATATAAAATTAATATGAAAGTTGTTATAGCAACATGTGGAGCTATACTGTCAAATGATACAGTAATTAAATTAGTCAAAATTGGTGATATGTATTCAGAAGGTCAAGTATGTTCATTCCACGATTTAAATATGTTTGGAAATAAAAAAGATATTATTGAATTACCAAATATTGCACCTGTAGGAATAAAGTTTTATAACTATGACTTTTACATTGATAATATATTTAAGATAAATATTCCACCTAACAGAATGGATGCTTTAGGAATTTTAGGAATTGCTCGTGAAATATCTGTTTTAAATAATTTTCCATTACCTAAAATTAATAATATTCATATTCCTAAAAATATAAAAAATACATGTAAAATAAAAATTGAAATAAATGATATTCCAATTAGTTATAGAACTATGTTAATTAAAAATCTTAATTTAAAAATTACAACACCATTGTGGATGAAAGAACGATTAAGAAGATGTCATATTCATTCTGTTAATATTGTTATTGATATTTTTAATTATGTATTTATAGAATTAGGACAATCTTTTTATATATTTAGTGTATCAAATGAAATAAATAATATATTTTTAAAATTTTTTGATGTTACCAATCATAAAAATTATTATCATAAAAATATTGTTTTAAATAATAAAATTATAGTCATTTCTGATATGAATAAAGTTTTATCTGTAGTTGGAAATATTGATTTTGATATTTTTCCTGTTAATTTAAATCATACTACATTACTTATTGGATCGGTATTTCTTGATCCAGAATTGTTAGAAAATTCGCTATATCATTTAAAAAAAAATAATCAAAATTTTATTTTAAATAATTATAATGTTGATCCAGGGTTACAAACACAAGCAATAAGATACATATCTAGTTTATTTTTAAAAATTTGTGGTGGTAACTCTGGTCCTATGATAAAATATATTTCTAAAAAATATTATAATTATATAAAAATTATACGTTTATATCATAAAAATATAAAAAAAATATTAGGATATAATATTAATTATAATATAGTATATAATATTTTAAATAATTTAGGATATGACATAATTTATAGTAATAATAATTTTTATGATATTTCTCCTCCTACATGGAGATTAGATATAAAAATTGAAGTGGATATAATTTCAGAAATCGTAAGAATTTATAAATATGATGATATTTTTCCTATGCCTTTAAATAATAATTTTCCTATTGTGCGACATCACGTTATAGAAAATACTTTAAAAAGAGCGAAATATACATTAATTGATAAGGGTTATAATGAGATTATTAGTTATAGTTTTGTAGATTTTAAAAGTCAAAATTTACTTTATCCTAATAAAAAATATTTATCTTTAATAAATCCTATTTCTCAAGATTTATCATGTATGCGTCTTTCTTTATGGGTTGGTTTAATTAAAATATTTTTATATCATCAAAATCGACAATATAGTGAAATTAAATTATTTGAAAGTGGTTTATGTTTTACGCCAAATTATCAGAAATCATTAGGAGTACAACAAGATTTATTATTATCTGGTATTATAGGTAGTATGAATCATAAAAAACATTGGGATATTCCTATTAGAAAATTAGATTTTTATGATATTAAAGGAGATGTAGAATGTGTATTAGAATCCATTGGATACTTAAATAATATTGATTTTCGCTATAGACCGGTGTATGGATTACACCCTCATCAAAGTGCAGTAATTTATCATAAAAATATAATTATTGGTAGTATTGGTGCTTTACATCCAATATTATTAAAAAAATTTAATTTTAATTGTAATGTATTTTTATTTGAATTATTTTGGAAAAAAATATCTTTTAATCATTTAATAAATATGAATGAGATTTCAGAATTTCCTATTAGCACAAGAGATATTTCAATTTTGGTAGATAATCGTATTTTTGTTGGAGATATTATTCAAGTATGCAAAAAACAGTTTTTGAATGATATAATAGATGTTAAAATATTTGATATATATAAAGGGGAGTTTACTCAACAAGGTAAAAAAAGTGTATCTTTATCTTTAGTCTTTCAAAATTTTTATAAAACATACGAAGAAAAAGAAATTAATTACATGACAAATATGTGTATTGATATTTTGAAAAAACAATTTTTTGCTATATTACGTAATTAGTCATTTAATATATAAAAATTTATGGTATTAATTTAAGATAATTTGATTATTATATTGATTAATAATTTATTTTCATAAACGTATATTTATATTGGATATAAAATGGATTTAAATAATTTTAGTTTTTTAATTCCTAAATATTTAGTATCTTCTTATCCTTACCATAATAGAACAACATGTCGATTATTATCTATACATGGTAATACTGGTTTGATAAGACATGAAATATTTTTTAATATATTAGATCAATGTAATTCAGGAGATGTTTTAGTATTAAATAATACTCGCGTTATTCCAGCAAGATTATTTGGTTTTCAAAATAATAAAAAAATAGAATGTTTGGTAGAAAAGATTATTAATGAAAAAAGTATTTTAGTACAAATTTGTCATTCTAAATCAATAATTCTTGGAACAAAAATTGTTTTTCAAAAATATGAAATATTTGAAGGACATGTCGTTTCTAAACAAGGAATATTTTTTATAATATTTTTTGATTATTCAGATTCTATTTTTAATATATTAAATAAAATTGGTCATATTCCATTACCTCCATATATTAATAGAATGGATGAATCATTAGATGTTAACGCGTATCAAACAGTTTATAGTAAATTTTTAGGATCAATTGCTTCGCCTACAGCGGGTTTACATTTTGATAAAAAACTATTGAATCTTTTATGCAAAAAAGGTATAAAGGTATGTTTTATTACTTTGCATATTGGATATGGCACCTTTCAACCTATAAGATCAAAAATTATTGAAAAACATAATATACATTCTGAATACGTGGAAGTATCGAAACATGTAGTTAAATTAGTTAATCAATGCAAACAAGAAGGTAAACGAGTAATTGCGGTAGGTACAAGTACTTTAAGAGCGTTAGAATCTGCTAAAATAGATTATTTTAATAATAATATTAAACCGATATGTAAATATACTAAAATATTTATTATTCCAGGATATAATCATACGATTGTTGATGTATTAATTACTAATTTTCATACATCTAAATCTACTTTAATTTTATTAGTAGTTTCTTTTTTAGGTTATGTAAATACTATGAATGCTTATAATCTTGCTATTAAAAATAAATATCGTTTTTTTAGTTATGGTGACGCAATGTTTATTACAAAAAAATCGTTATTGAACTATAAAAATAAATAAAATTATTAAAATTTAATATTTAATTGAAATATATTATATATATTTTAAAATTTTTATGGAGAATTTGTGAAATTTAAGATATATAAAACAGATGGTTATGCTCGACACGGAGCATTAATATGGAATAATCAAATAATTGAGACTCCATTGTTTATGTCAGTAGGTACATATGGTTCTATAAAAAGCTTAAATGTAGAAGAAATTAAAAATACAGGTACTAAAATGATATTAGCAAATGCTTTGCATTTATTTTTACGACCTGGTATACATACAATACAATTACATAATAATTTACATAATTTTATGAATTGGAATGGTCCTATTTTAACAGATTCAGGGGGATTTCAAATCTTTAGTCTTAAAAAATTGTGCTCTGTTACAGAGCAAGGAGTATATTTTAAAAATCCTATGAATGGAAATAATTTTTTTTTTAGTCCTGAAATTTCTATGGATATACAATATTATTTAAATTCAGATATTGTCATGGTTTTTGATGAATGCATTAATAGTTATTCTATTTTTGAAAATGTGAAAAAATCTATGGAAATGTCTTTAAGATGGGCTGAAAGAAGCAAAAAATATTTTCAATATCAAA from Buchnera aphidicola (Phyllaphis fagi) includes:
- the pheT gene encoding phenylalanine--tRNA ligase subunit beta, with amino-acid sequence MRFSEKWICDWINPLINVQYIYEQMTQSGLEVEEINHNVLNNLNNVFIGEIISCCYHPDLKDFQILTININQKKTLKIICNKKKYKINMKVVIATCGAILSNDTVIKLVKIGDMYSEGQVCSFHDLNMFGNKKDIIELPNIAPVGIKFYNYDFYIDNIFKINIPPNRMDALGILGIAREISVLNNFPLPKINNIHIPKNIKNTCKIKIEINDIPISYRTMLIKNLNLKITTPLWMKERLRRCHIHSVNIVIDIFNYVFIELGQSFYIFSVSNEINNIFLKFFDVTNHKNYYHKNIVLNNKIIVISDMNKVLSVVGNIDFDIFPVNLNHTTLLIGSVFLDPELLENSLYHLKKNNQNFILNNYNVDPGLQTQAIRYISSLFLKICGGNSGPMIKYISKKYYNYIKIIRLYHKNIKKILGYNINYNIVYNILNNLGYDIIYSNNNFYDISPPTWRLDIKIEVDIISEIVRIYKYDDIFPMPLNNNFPIVRHHVIENTLKRAKYTLIDKGYNEIISYSFVDFKSQNLLYPNKKYLSLINPISQDLSCMRLSLWVGLIKIFLYHQNRQYSEIKLFESGLCFTPNYQKSLGVQQDLLLSGIIGSMNHKKHWDIPIRKLDFYDIKGDVECVLESIGYLNNIDFRYRPVYGLHPHQSAVIYHKNIIIGSIGALHPILLKKFNFNCNVFLFELFWKKISFNHLINMNEISEFPISTRDISILVDNRIFVGDIIQVCKKQFLNDIIDVKIFDIYKGEFTQQGKKSVSLSLVFQNFYKTYEEKEINYMTNMCIDILKKQFFAILRN
- the queA gene encoding tRNA preQ1(34) S-adenosylmethionine ribosyltransferase-isomerase QueA; protein product: MDLNNFSFLIPKYLVSSYPYHNRTTCRLLSIHGNTGLIRHEIFFNILDQCNSGDVLVLNNTRVIPARLFGFQNNKKIECLVEKIINEKSILVQICHSKSIILGTKIVFQKYEIFEGHVVSKQGIFFIIFFDYSDSIFNILNKIGHIPLPPYINRMDESLDVNAYQTVYSKFLGSIASPTAGLHFDKKLLNLLCKKGIKVCFITLHIGYGTFQPIRSKIIEKHNIHSEYVEVSKHVVKLVNQCKQEGKRVIAVGTSTLRALESAKIDYFNNNIKPICKYTKIFIIPGYNHTIVDVLITNFHTSKSTLILLVVSFLGYVNTMNAYNLAIKNKYRFFSYGDAMFITKKSLLNYKNK